The following are from one region of the Gossypium hirsutum isolate 1008001.06 chromosome D03, Gossypium_hirsutum_v2.1, whole genome shotgun sequence genome:
- the LOC107950808 gene encoding uncharacterized protein translates to MSGAQGALPKESKTATIYESIQGGENKSKTELRSKEDEGGIQVDRLEDKVKDPTGEGGPIFGSPSPNNDDNQDLGIIGTA, encoded by the coding sequence ATGTCAGGGGCACAAGGAGCATTGCCCAAGGAGTCGAAGACGGCAACGATATATGAATCAATACAAGGAGGAGAGAATAAGAGCAAAACGGAGCTGAGGTCCAAGGAGGATGAGGGTGGCATTCAGGTTGATAGGCTGGAGGACAAGGTGAAAGATCCTACTGGCGAAGGTGGCCCTATCTTTGGCTCTCCCTCTCCCAACAACGATGACAACCAAGACTTGGGCATTATTGGCACAGCCTAG